Genomic DNA from Parafrankia irregularis:
CTCATCAGGGCTCCTTTCGCTCCCGGTCGTCGCGCGTGCCGCCGCTACCCGCGCGGTCGGCGGGCTCGCGGGTGTTCCGCTGTTCGCCTTCCCCGCCCCAGCCCCATCGGCCCGAACCGCCGAAGGCGTCGCCGGTGGTGTCCGCGGCGGGCGCTGTCGTGAGGACGCGGGCCGGGAAGTCGACGAAGTCGACCGCGGGCAGCGGTCCGACGTAGTCGACCTTCAGGGACGGACGGGCCGCCCGGACGCGCTCCACGGCAGCGTCGAAATCGGGCAGCCTGTCAGCAGGCACGAGAAACGCCCAGCTGAGGGCGGGGTCCTCCGGGCCGCCGTGATGCCGCCGAGGCCGGTCCGCGCGTGCCAGCGGACGCAGGTCGTCCAGGATCTCCTCCGCCTGTGCGGTCCGGCGGGCGACGACGAGGTCCGCGATCTGCTGGCCGAGCTGGATGCGGGCGTCCAGATCATCTGGAGGCGGAGCGTACGCCAGCGGGGTCCCGGCCACCGCTTCCGCGAGTTCGACCTGCTCCTCCTCCTCTATGTCGAGATACAGCTCGACCAGGCCGTCGATCGCGTCCAGTTGCTCGGGCAGGCCGTCCTGGACAGGTTCGAGGACCTCGGTGCGGACCGATTCGTCGTCCGGGGCGACCGTTCCCAGCCGCACCGGGAGCACCGGGCCATCGGCGAGCAGCCGCTGGAGGATCTCCAGATGTCTTATGGCTTCGTGTTCGCCCAGCTCGCCGAGGTCCGTCGTCTCGCTGACGACCGCGGCGAGCGGCCCCGAGCGCACCAGGCGAAGCGACGCCGCCGGGTGCCCGATGCCGAGGGCGGGGCCGGGGCCCGCGTCCCGCTCCTGGGCCGGCAGCGGATGGTCCGCCCGGACTATTCCGTAGAGCACGACAGGCATGGCTCAGCCTCCCCGGCCACCTCGCCGCTCCGCCGGAGCGGATCGCCCGGCGGGTATGTCCCGCGCGTCGGCGTCGGAGTGGGACGGCGACCCGCGCAGTACCTCGGCGACGTCCTCGGCGGTGTCCTTGAGCCCGCCCAGGGCTCCTTTGACCTTGTTGCGGGACGTGCCGTCGGTCACCTCCTTCATGAGTCCCGGCAGCCCCGCCACCTGCTCCTGCGGCTGCATGTCCAGCCGGTTCACGGCTTCGGCGAACCGGAGGTACGTGTCGACGCTGGCGATCACGATGCGCGCGTCGATCGTGAGGATCTCGATGCCGACCAGTGCGACACGTACGTAGGCGTCGATGACGATGCCCTTGTCGAGCACCACGTCGAGGACGTCGGCCAGGCCGCTGGGCCTGGGCGCCCGTCCCATGGGATAGCTGGCGACGGTCATGGCACTGTCCTCGCCTTCTCCCGGGGACCAGCGCCCCGGAAATTCGCCCTGGGATCGGCCGCGGCCCGCGGGCCGGGCCAGTCGTCGTCCGCGGCGAGCAGCCGGCCAGCCTGCGCCACGGCGGTCTGCGCCTCCTCGGCCGACAGGCCCAGCGACTCCCGTACCTGCACCAGGCTGGCGCGGATCTCCAACAGTGCACGGCCGAGATCGTCGATCTGCGTGGCGGTCAGCCCGCCGCCTTCCATCCGGCGGATGGCCTGCCGCTCCAGGACCTCCCGGAGCAGCTCCAGGACGACGACCACGAGCTGACCGAGCCCGCGCCCGACGTCCTCCGGGTCCGCGTCGAGTCGCAGGCGCGGGCCGTCACGGTGCCCGGCGGTCGTCATGGCCGGACCTCACCGGCTCCTTCGAGCGCGGTCTGGACGCCGACCAGAAGCAGGCGGAGATCAACCCGGAGGAGGTCCACCCCGGCGAGTGCGACGACCACGTCGCCGCTGACGACCGCGCCGGTGTCGACAAGCCTGTCCAACAGGTCCGCGAGCGGCTGCGCCGAGGTCCGCGCGGTGCGCCCCGGGCGGCGCGAGGGCGCCGAGGCGGTTCCGCGCGCCGAGCGGCGGGCAGGCCCCTGCGGGTGCCGCGGCAGTTCTTCCAGCCGCGGGAGCCCTTCCAGCCCTGGCTCTCCCGTTCCGGGCAGCCCTTCCACCCGGCCCCGTGGCCGTCGCCGGGTACCGGCGTCACCACCGCGGGGCCGCGGTGTCGGGACGAATCGCTGATCAGTCACGCTCTTCACCTGGTTCGTGCAGTGCACCGTCATCGGGCCACCCACCGTGCGGGACGGCGAACCGGTCGGACCGCCTCGCTCCCGGGCTCGGGCCGGGAGCCGCCGTCGGGCCCGGCGCGGCGCCCGGCCCGAGTCCAGCTCCCGGCCCGAGTCCGGCGCCGGCGCCGGACGTCCCATCCCCGCCGAGGGTCAGATGGACGAAGGAGTAGGGCGGCCAAGGCCCTGTCACCACGGCGGCGTAGCCGACCTCCGACAGGGACGGGGCCAGCCGCTCGGCCGTGTCGAGGAACTCCTCCTCCTCGTCGCGGTCGACGAGGTAGGCGCAGTCGAGGATCCGGCCCGGTCGGCTCGGGCGGCGGGCGACGTCACGCGCGTGCGCGAGCAGTTCCCGGCGCGTCCGGTCCACGAGGCGGGATATCTCCTCGCGCTGTCGTTCTTCCTCGCGCATCTCGTCTCGGCGGGCCGTCAGGTATGCGGTACCCGAGCCCGGGCTGGTGGTGCTTTCGCCGCCCCCGCTCGATCCCGCTCCGGCCGGTTCCGCTGCGTCGGTTTGCCCGGTCGGGGTCGGGACCGACTCGTCCGCGGCGAGACCGGTTGCGTCAGGTGCGGTCGGGCACTCGGCGTCGATCCGGAAGCCCCACTCGCGCGCGCCGCGCAGCGTGTCGAGCGCGCCGGTCAGCTCGTCCTCGGGATCGTCGAGGACGCCCATGGCCTCACGCTCGCCGGCGAGGACGGTCCCGAACCGGAGGGGCAGCACCGCGGCGCGGTCCTGCAGCTCCCGCAGAACCTGGTCATGGCCGCGCGCCAGGGCGGCGAGACGTCCCGTCTCGGAAAGGTCTTCCTCGATGTCGCTCAGCAGCGCCGGGTCGATGGCCGAGACCACGAGTGAGACCCCGCCACGCGTGACGGCATGGGCACCGGTGTCCGCGGCGAGGCCTGGCAGGTCATCGACATCGGTACCGGCAGGGACGATCCCATAGGCGTACAGCGCCCGATTCCGCTCGCTCCCCGCTGGCCGGTCGTCGCGACCGCCGGCCCTGGGTTCGTCGCGGCCGCCAGGCTGAGTGCCATCCTGAGGCGCGGCGAGGTGGTCGCTGGTCGCGAGGCGGTCGTCGGTCGCGACGTGGTCGTCGGTCGCGACGTGGTCGTCGGTCGCGAGGCGGTCGCCGCGGGACTCCGGCCGGGCAGGGGAGGACACCGATGCTCGGGACGCCCCGGACGAGGGCGGGCCCGCGGGAGACGAGGGCGCGGCTGCCGCAGCGGATGGCGCGCCTGCGGCCGTTCGCTCGCAGGCGACTCTGGTGATCTCCTGGGCCAGGAGCTGCGCGAGCTGCGCCCGCGCGACCTCACGGGCCTCGGCTACGGCGTCGGCCAGCACGCCGGGCGCGAGCCGGGCCGCCAGCTCGTCGAAGACGCCGAGATCAGCGTCCGCCGCGTCCACGGTCAGGCCTCCTTCCCGCGTCCTCCTCCCAGAACGGCCGCGACTCGTCACGGCGGACCGCCGCCGCCCGGCGCCCGGCGAGCGGCCGCGTCGAGGACTCGACCGCCTCCGGTTCCCGGTGGGGTAGAGCCTGGCCGGCCGAGCCCTCCAACCGGGCGAGCCTGGAGCGCAGTTCATCGTTCTCCGCGTGCAGCGCCCGTACGGTCTCCTCGCGCAGTTCTCGCTCCTGCTCCTGCTGCAGCGACCGTGCCTCGCTGCTGTAGAACGGGTCGGTGGTCCACCAGTCCAGGCCCATCTCGCGGGCGGTATCTGCTGATGCGATGAAAAGGCGCAGCTTGAGCGTGAGGAGCTCCACGTCGAGAACACTGATGACCACGTCACCGACGATGACGACTCCCTTGTCGAGCACCCTCTCCAGCACGTCAGCAAGAGAGTCCGAGTGCCGCCCGCTCAGCGTTCGCAGCCGCGAGGGGCCGGCGAGGGGAGCGCGATCTATCGTCATGACTCACGATCTTCCGAGGGTCACATGACCCCGGGTCAAACGAACACAACATCCGGCCTGGACCGCACCGCGGCGGCCGTTCGGCGGCTGGTCGATGGCCAGTCGGCGGCTAGGGCGGCTAGTCGGTGGCGCCGCGCACGAACCTGCGCAGCCGCTCGTAGCCCATCAGGCAGCCTCTGTCGTCAACGTCGAGTCGGTAGGTGGCGATCACGCTGGTAGTCGACGGAATGCGCTCCAGCTCGGTCAGATCGACCAGGAACGACCACCCGGAGTCCGTCCTGCGTGCCCCGGTGACCCGCTCGGGAGTCTGACCCACCAGCATTCCGAACTCCTCAAGGCAACGACTTGCGACAGTGGCGAGCCCGCTGTCCGCGGCCATCCGCGATGCCCGTCGCCCGTCCGCCGAATCGTCGGCTGGCATGTCTCCTACATGAGGTCTGTCGACCCCTCCCGGGTCCGTGGAGGGGAGCCGACCCGAAACACCTTGCGTGCGTTCCCCTGCCCACTCGATGTCGGCGCAAACGCGTGATTCGCGGCGCGATGATCCTGCGACCGCGAGCGCACAGGAACGCTCATGCATGTCCCGTGCGCTCAGCGCAGCCAGCGGCGGTGGCGCCGGCGAGCGAGTTCGGGCCAGCGTGCGGTGAAGGCGTCCCTGGTCAGGTGGGCCCGTTCCCGTTCACCGCCGAGGAGGAGGCCGTAGGCGAACGAGGATTCGCCGGCCTGGTTGGCGGCGATCGCGAACTCGCGCAGGACGCCTTGGGCGATCACGCAGTCCTGGTGCTCACCCAGGCTGTTCTGGATCTTCTTGGCCCGCCCGGCGTGCTTTTCGGCGTGTTTCCCGTAGACCGGTGTGGCGGTCTCGGCGGCGTAGCGCAGTTGCTTCGCGGCCTTCCGCGCGGCGTGCAGGGCGACGTCCTGACCGGCGCCGGCGGGGGTGCGCAGGGCCCGGTCGACCCGGCGACGCACCTTGCGGTCGGCTTTGCGGATAGGCCCGCGCAGGGCCCGCGCGGCTGGACGGTACGCATGCGGGGAATATGGTGGCTCCGCGACGAAAGTGATCAGATCGTCGAGGAAAGTCAGATACTGGGCGTCGCGCATCCAGGCGAGGGCCTGTTCACGGCCACGCAGGTGCTGCGAGCGCAGGTGGCCCTGAACCCGGGCGGCGACGGGGCCCAGCAGGTCGCGGTCGTCGAGTGCCTCGATCGCGGTGGTGAACCGATCCAGCTGGACCTCGCCGTCGCGGGCAGGGTTGAGCAGCAGGTTGAGCTCTCGCAGCCTGTCCTGCAGCGCGAATGTGGGGGTCGGGTCGAACAGCCGTCGGAACGTGCGCAGGCAGCTGCGCAGGCGGCGGGCGGCGACTCGCAGGTCGTGTACGGACTCCGGGTCACCGAGGCGCACGCGGGCGTCGGCGGCGAGCAGGGCTCGGGTGTGGGTCGCCAGATAGCCGCGGACGATCTCACCCGCGTTCTCTTCGGCGTCGACGCCCCGGCTGGATGGTTCGCCGAGCTCGGGGAGTTCCGGCCGGGGCACCTGCGATCCGAGCGCCCGGGCGAGCTTGGAGGGCCCGGCGGCAGGCTGTGCCCCGGCACCACGCAGGGCCGCGCCGGCCGCCGGCAGAACGCGGGGATCGTCGCCGAGCGCCTCGATCTCGATCTCGCGCCAGCGGGACACCGTCGTCGCCGAGCCGAGCGTCTGGGCGTGGACCTCGTCGTCGGCGAGTTCCACCAGGTCCTGTCCGTCGGGGGAACGCAGCGTCGTCGCGCGACGGAGGGTCTGTACCCGCGCGACGGGCCCCAGCGGCCGGCCCCGGGTGGTGGCGGCGACGATATCGGCGAACTCGCCCGGAACGGTGCCCTCGCTGGAGGGATCCCGTTCGACCACGTCGAGGGGACGGCGGATCTCGTCCCGGGCGGCACCGGAAAGCGGCAGCTTGAGATGCCATCCCGCGTCCCGGCCGCCCTGCCTGCGGCGCAGCGTGATGCGATGGCGGGCCAAACGGAGATCGTCGGTGTCGTAGTAGACGGCGTCGAGACGCGCCTCGCTCACCGGGCCGACCGAGGCGATCCCGGCGTGACCGGTCAGCGGCGGAACGACGAACGTCAGGTCGACGTCGAACTTGGCCTCGACCTCCCGATGCCGAGATGTCGGTGCAGGCATAACGCCCTCCATATCCGTCGCTCCGGTTCGTTTCGGACGTACCCGCTCCGATCGCGGTAACCCACCGAGCACCACACTCCTGCGTTTATGCCGAAGTACACGGAGCGTGTGCCGGGCCTGGGCACGGGTACGCGTCCCCTGCGCGACGTGCTCAGCGGCCGACAGGTCGGGCATCCTGCTTCCGGTCGTCGATGAGGCCGCCCGGACACGGCCGGGCTGGCCTGGCTTCAGCCCTCCGCCCGGATCCCTGACTTCAGCTCTCCTCCCGGATTAACGAGTCGGGCGAGAGGAGATCGGTACGTCATGACCAACAAGAAGCGCCAGGCGCAACAGGCTCGCTCCGAGGTCCCGTCGACGGTGGCCCGTTCGGATGACAAAGCCGTGCGCACCTGGAAGAAGACCCACGATTCGGCCGTGGAGACATACGGGGAGGGAGAGCGTGCGCACCGAGCGGCATTCGCCTCCCTCAAGCACACCCATGAGAAGACCGGCGACCACTGGCAGCCGAAGGCGGCTGCCGGCCCCTCGGACGAGCAGGCGGCAAAGCCGACCGGACAGGCGCTGCGTCATCCGTCTCCGACGGCGGAAGGCGTCGACGCCAACGCCTCCGTCGCACATCTGCGCGGCATCGCGAGAGACCTTGGAATATCAGGTCGTTCGACGATGCGGAAGGCGGACCTCATCGCGGCCATCAGGAAGGAGAACCGGCGAGCCACCGCAGCGGCCCGTCACCGCAGTTCGTGACGCCTCAGCCCCCACCTCGCCGCTGGCCCGGTCCGGTCGGTCCATCCATCGGTTCCGCTGGTTCCGGCGGTTCCGGCGGTTCCGCTGGTTTCGTCTGGGATCAGCCTCGCCGGGTCAGGAGCTCCTGGGCCTTGGTCCGCAGCCCGGCGGACAGCACACCCCAGCGGTTCTCGTCACCCTTGAGCAGGGCCGCGGCGGCGTCCCGCGCCTGGTCGAACGTGGCGTGCGGGGGGATCGGCGGGAAGTCGGGATCGGTGCGGACGTCCAGCACGGTCGGCCGCCGGGCCGCCAGCGCCCGGTCCCAGGCGCTGCCGATCTGCCCCGGCTCGTCGACGGCGATCCCGTCCAGGCCGATCGACCGGGCGAAGTCCGCGTAGGACACCTCGGGCAACATCTGGGACTGGGGGAACTTCGGCGCGCCCTGCATCGCCCGCATCTCCCAGGTCA
This window encodes:
- a CDS encoding GvpL/GvpF family gas vesicle protein; translation: MPVVLYGIVRADHPLPAQERDAGPGPALGIGHPAASLRLVRSGPLAAVVSETTDLGELGEHEAIRHLEILQRLLADGPVLPVRLGTVAPDDESVRTEVLEPVQDGLPEQLDAIDGLVELYLDIEEEEQVELAEAVAGTPLAYAPPPDDLDARIQLGQQIADLVVARRTAQAEEILDDLRPLARADRPRRHHGGPEDPALSWAFLVPADRLPDFDAAVERVRAARPSLKVDYVGPLPAVDFVDFPARVLTTAPAADTTGDAFGGSGRWGWGGEGEQRNTREPADRAGSGGTRDDRERKEP
- a CDS encoding gas vesicle structural protein GvpA is translated as MTVASYPMGRAPRPSGLADVLDVVLDKGIVIDAYVRVALVGIEILTIDARIVIASVDTYLRFAEAVNRLDMQPQEQVAGLPGLMKEVTDGTSRNKVKGALGGLKDTAEDVAEVLRGSPSHSDADARDIPAGRSAPAERRGGRGG
- a CDS encoding gas vesicle protein K, giving the protein MTTAGHRDGPRLRLDADPEDVGRGLGQLVVVVLELLREVLERQAIRRMEGGGLTATQIDDLGRALLEIRASLVQVRESLGLSAEEAQTAVAQAGRLLAADDDWPGPRAAADPRANFRGAGPREKARTVP
- a CDS encoding gas vesicle protein — translated: MTDQRFVPTPRPRGGDAGTRRRPRGRVEGLPGTGEPGLEGLPRLEELPRHPQGPARRSARGTASAPSRRPGRTARTSAQPLADLLDRLVDTGAVVSGDVVVALAGVDLLRVDLRLLLVGVQTALEGAGEVRP
- a CDS encoding GvpL/GvpF family gas vesicle protein, which translates into the protein MDAADADLGVFDELAARLAPGVLADAVAEAREVARAQLAQLLAQEITRVACERTAAGAPSAAAAAPSSPAGPPSSGASRASVSSPARPESRGDRLATDDHVATDDHVATDDRLATSDHLAAPQDGTQPGGRDEPRAGGRDDRPAGSERNRALYAYGIVPAGTDVDDLPGLAADTGAHAVTRGGVSLVVSAIDPALLSDIEEDLSETGRLAALARGHDQVLRELQDRAAVLPLRFGTVLAGEREAMGVLDDPEDELTGALDTLRGAREWGFRIDAECPTAPDATGLAADESVPTPTGQTDAAEPAGAGSSGGGESTTSPGSGTAYLTARRDEMREEERQREEISRLVDRTRRELLAHARDVARRPSRPGRILDCAYLVDRDEEEEFLDTAERLAPSLSEVGYAAVVTGPWPPYSFVHLTLGGDGTSGAGAGLGPGAGLGPGAAPGPTAAPGPSPGARRSDRFAVPHGGWPDDGALHEPGEERD
- the gvpJ gene encoding gas vesicle protein GvpJ; the encoded protein is MTIDRAPLAGPSRLRTLSGRHSDSLADVLERVLDKGVVIVGDVVISVLDVELLTLKLRLFIASADTAREMGLDWWTTDPFYSSEARSLQQEQERELREETVRALHAENDELRSRLARLEGSAGQALPHREPEAVESSTRPLAGRRAAAVRRDESRPFWEEDAGRRPDRGRGGR
- the gvpO gene encoding gas vesicle protein GvpO, whose amino-acid sequence is MHERSCALAVAGSSRRESRVCADIEWAGERTQGVSGRLPSTDPGGVDRPHVGDMPADDSADGRRASRMAADSGLATVASRCLEEFGMLVGQTPERVTGARRTDSGWSFLVDLTELERIPSTTSVIATYRLDVDDRGCLMGYERLRRFVRGATD
- a CDS encoding CYTH and CHAD domain-containing protein, whose protein sequence is MPAPTSRHREVEAKFDVDLTFVVPPLTGHAGIASVGPVSEARLDAVYYDTDDLRLARHRITLRRRQGGRDAGWHLKLPLSGAARDEIRRPLDVVERDPSSEGTVPGEFADIVAATTRGRPLGPVARVQTLRRATTLRSPDGQDLVELADDEVHAQTLGSATTVSRWREIEIEALGDDPRVLPAAGAALRGAGAQPAAGPSKLARALGSQVPRPELPELGEPSSRGVDAEENAGEIVRGYLATHTRALLAADARVRLGDPESVHDLRVAARRLRSCLRTFRRLFDPTPTFALQDRLRELNLLLNPARDGEVQLDRFTTAIEALDDRDLLGPVAARVQGHLRSQHLRGREQALAWMRDAQYLTFLDDLITFVAEPPYSPHAYRPAARALRGPIRKADRKVRRRVDRALRTPAGAGQDVALHAARKAAKQLRYAAETATPVYGKHAEKHAGRAKKIQNSLGEHQDCVIAQGVLREFAIAANQAGESSFAYGLLLGGERERAHLTRDAFTARWPELARRRHRRWLR
- a CDS encoding ChaB family protein, whose amino-acid sequence is MTNKKRQAQQARSEVPSTVARSDDKAVRTWKKTHDSAVETYGEGERAHRAAFASLKHTHEKTGDHWQPKAAAGPSDEQAAKPTGQALRHPSPTAEGVDANASVAHLRGIARDLGISGRSTMRKADLIAAIRKENRRATAAARHRSS